A genomic region of Polypterus senegalus isolate Bchr_013 chromosome 17, ASM1683550v1, whole genome shotgun sequence contains the following coding sequences:
- the LOC120517195 gene encoding uncharacterized protein LOC120517195 — MDEEQILGSLPKYRRLDETGNLKFGPLSMTGKAYGTFLFEKRNGSYDSAFQKSPSSTIDNLKYSTSASRSASRKRRLDDSVLDESINSPLTKDILSPPCCSSPKNPDKVIPFSPDLACVLDSFESFSEENKHGTDLSDKNLKNGFLNIKTLTQIAPKDNVNLLISRECRVNVCCPTLGNSELNKSSENLAKNLFHTVSAVSPEPELHFENEIDQFVSVNPTIDDANESIEEFIESCCSFFEESLNNAVNDNERDSSNEVVCQIESKYEDLLGEQGQGCIEPNKAHNENNTVSQSLPPVNQENRDVEKVLEKSNIAKTAYKSVDIPSSVLKLDSAEASNGAIPESQLPESVCKTCLRDDNEILEIPEEKHLINKCNGVREPGDHLHLENQHPSDFFHLKNNLVCNEVKDSQSKVKSVTETKTKSLPAGNIENKEKMKLCSVLAKESKIVSKETDLERRKRIYLQCVSSHISDKSKPSTGVIDELLTLMDSVAQKENEIGEGHWQHPSDLTSRNCFRKNGSIPKISLQEWQNRNKKDFKRFTSIPKKFLRSTIPKKTPL; from the exons ATGGATGAAGAACAGATTCTTGGCTCTCTTCCTAAGTACAGAAGGCTGGATGAAACGGGCAACTTGAAGTTTGGCCCTCTAAGTATGACAGGGAAAGCTTATGGaacttttttatttgaaaaaagaaatggcAGCTATGATTCTGCTTTTCAGAAGTCCCCATCCAGCACAATTGACAATTTAAAGTATAGCACTTCTGCCAGTAGATCTGCCAGTAGAAAAAGGCGACTTGATGATTCTGTTTTAGATGAATCAATTAATTCTCCTTTAACCAAAGATATTTTATCTCCGCCCTGTTGTAGTTCTCCAAAAAATCCAGATAAAGTTATTCCTTTCTCTCCTGATTTGGCCTGTGTTTTGGATTCTTTTGAATCTTTTTCAGAAGAGAACAAACATGGCACAGATTTATCagacaaaaatcttaaaaatggatttttaaatattaaaacgtTAACTCAAATAGCTCCGAAAGATAATGTAAACTTACTAATAAGTAGAGAGTGCAGAGTAAATGTTTGTTGTCCAACATTAGGAAATAGTGAATTAAATAAATCCAGTGAAAACCTGGCCAAAAATTTATTTCACACAGTGTCAGCTGTTAGTCCAGAACCAGAACTGCATTTTGAAAATGAGATTGATCAGTTTGTGTCTGTAAATCCTACTATCGATGATGCTAATGAAAGCATAGAAGAGTTTATAGAAAGTTGTTGCAGTTTTTTTGAAGAAAGCTTAAATAATGCAGTTAACGATAATGAGAGAGACTCCTCTAATGAAGTTGTTTGTCAGATAGAAAGTAAATACGAGGATCTGTTAGGTGAACAGGGACAGGGCTGTATAGAACCTAATAAAGcacataatgaaaataatacagtGAGTCAGTCATTACCTCCTGTCAATCAAGAAAATAGAGATGTTGAGAAAGTTCTTGAAAAAAGCAACATTGCTAAAACTGCATATAAGTCTGTTGATATACCTTCTAGTGTACTAAAATTGGATTCTGCGGAAGCATCTAATGGTGCAATTCCTGAATCGCAGTTGCCAGAATCGGTATGTAAGACTTGTTTGCGGGATGATAATGAAATATTGGAAATCCCTGAAGAAAAACACTTAATAAATAAGTGTAATGGTGTACGAGAACCTGGAGATCATCTTCACCTGGAGAATCAACATCCTTCTGATTTTTTTCACTTGAAGAACAACCTCGTATGCAATGAAGTTAAAGACAGCCAATCTAAG GTGAAATCTGTCACGGAAACTAAGACGAAGAGCTTGCCTGCTGGAAATATtgagaacaaagaaaaaatgaaattgtgcaGCGTTCTTGCAAAAGAAAG CAAAATTGTATCTAAAGAAACCGATTTAGAACGACGAAAGCGGATCTACTTGCAGTGTGTATCAAGCCATATTTCAGATAAAAGTAAACCAAGTACAG GTGTTATAGATGAGCTGCTTACCTTGATGGACTCCGTAgcacaaaaggaaaatgaaattgGTGAAGGCCATTGGCAACACCCATCTGATCTAACGTCAAG AAATTGCTTCAGAAAAAATGGTTCTATACCTAAGATAAGTCTTCAGGAGtggcaaaacagaaataaaaaggatTTCAAACGGTTTACATCCATTCCAAAGAAATTTCTGCGCAGTACAATTCCTAAAAAGACTCCACTTTGA